Proteins co-encoded in one Streptomyces sp. JH34 genomic window:
- a CDS encoding LysR family transcriptional regulator has product MTEAPVERHEIEAFLALAEELHFGRTGARLGVSQGRVSQTIKGIERRIGAPLFDRSSRRVALTSLGRQLRTELEPHHRGIQEAISRATETARGLTGRLAVGYTAAWNGSLLLRAVDRLRTRHPECSVEILEDSYGATSRSLRSGRVDLHLAELPVEEPGITVGPTVCTAPRALAVPADHPLATRDTVGLEDLTLAPLIRPAGMSQVFLDAHFPQHTPGGRPVPPGPVAASWQDFLTLVGSGRGVTPTCTLAAAFYARRDVVYVPFRDAPPIRYALLWPTRTAGAKVHAFARAVTDVAAAG; this is encoded by the coding sequence ATGACGGAGGCGCCGGTGGAGCGGCATGAGATCGAGGCGTTCCTGGCGCTGGCTGAGGAACTGCACTTCGGGCGTACGGGTGCACGGCTGGGCGTGTCGCAGGGCAGGGTCAGCCAGACCATCAAGGGCATCGAACGTCGCATCGGCGCGCCCCTCTTCGACCGCTCCAGCCGTCGGGTCGCCCTCACCTCGCTTGGCCGGCAACTGCGCACCGAGCTGGAACCGCACCACCGGGGGATCCAGGAGGCGATCAGCCGCGCCACCGAGACCGCCCGCGGCCTCACGGGCCGGCTGGCAGTCGGCTACACCGCCGCCTGGAACGGCAGCCTCCTCCTCAGGGCCGTCGACCGGCTGCGCACGCGTCACCCCGAGTGCTCGGTGGAGATCCTGGAGGACTCCTACGGCGCCACCTCACGGTCACTCCGCTCGGGCAGGGTCGACCTGCATCTGGCCGAGCTTCCCGTCGAGGAGCCCGGCATCACCGTGGGGCCGACCGTGTGCACGGCGCCGCGCGCGCTCGCGGTCCCGGCGGATCATCCTCTGGCCACGCGCGACACGGTCGGCCTGGAGGACCTCACGCTGGCGCCGCTGATCAGACCCGCCGGCATGTCACAGGTCTTCCTCGACGCCCATTTCCCGCAGCACACGCCCGGTGGCCGCCCTGTTCCTCCCGGCCCGGTCGCCGCGAGCTGGCAGGACTTCCTCACGCTGGTGGGATCGGGCAGGGGTGTCACTCCCACCTGCACCCTGGCAGCCGCCTTCTACGCCCGTCGGGACGTCGTCTACGTCCCGTTCCGCGACGCCCCACCGATCCGCTACGCCCTGCTCTGGCCCACCCGCACGGCCGGCGCGAAGGTCCATGCCTTCGCCCGCGCCGTCACCGACGTCGCCGCGGCCGGGTGA
- a CDS encoding PPOX class F420-dependent oxidoreductase — protein MPSFSEEEIAYMASQRLARISTAAPDGQPDVSPVGFEFDGTHLFVGGGDPVRTRKFRNVRAGNDKIAIVIDDVVTTDPWAPRYLRIYGVAELVERRTPSGTAPCMKITPTVSWSCNLEGKPLTADRRVRRTVH, from the coding sequence GTGCCGTCGTTCAGTGAGGAAGAGATCGCCTACATGGCGTCGCAGCGACTTGCCCGGATCTCGACGGCGGCGCCGGACGGGCAGCCGGACGTCTCCCCGGTGGGGTTCGAGTTCGACGGGACACACCTGTTCGTGGGCGGTGGCGATCCCGTCAGGACCCGCAAGTTCCGCAATGTACGGGCCGGCAACGACAAGATCGCGATCGTCATCGACGACGTGGTCACCACCGACCCGTGGGCGCCGCGCTACCTGCGGATCTACGGAGTGGCCGAACTGGTCGAGCGGCGGACGCCGTCCGGAACGGCGCCCTGCATGAAGATCACCCCGACCGTCTCGTGGAGCTGCAACCTGGAGGGGAAGCCGCTGACGGCCGACCGGCGGGTCCGGCGGACCGTGCACTGA
- a CDS encoding CatB-related O-acetyltransferase, protein MPLVPADPNVVHPMPEQPRVVLLKPLVTSPLIEVGDFSYYDDPDEPTAFETRNVLYHYGPEKLVIGKFCALGEGVRFIMNGANHRMDGASTFPFPIMGGSWAEHFDLITGLPGRGDTVVGNDVWFGYRSTVMPGVRIGHGAIIASGAVVVDDVPDYGVVGGNPARLIRRRHGDEDIERLLRAAWWDWPLEHITRHVRTIMAGSAAELEAAAPPM, encoded by the coding sequence ATGCCCCTGGTACCGGCCGACCCGAACGTGGTGCACCCCATGCCCGAGCAGCCACGGGTCGTGCTGCTCAAACCCCTCGTCACCTCCCCGCTCATCGAGGTCGGTGACTTCTCGTACTACGACGACCCCGACGAGCCGACCGCGTTCGAGACCCGCAACGTGCTCTACCACTACGGGCCGGAGAAGCTGGTCATCGGGAAGTTCTGCGCCCTGGGTGAAGGGGTGCGGTTCATCATGAACGGCGCCAACCACCGTATGGACGGCGCGTCCACCTTCCCGTTCCCGATCATGGGCGGCTCGTGGGCGGAGCACTTCGACCTGATCACCGGCCTGCCCGGTCGCGGTGACACCGTCGTCGGCAACGACGTGTGGTTCGGGTACCGGTCGACGGTGATGCCCGGCGTGAGGATCGGGCACGGCGCGATCATCGCCTCCGGCGCCGTGGTCGTGGACGACGTGCCCGACTACGGAGTGGTGGGCGGCAATCCTGCCCGCCTCATCCGCCGTCGTCACGGGGACGAGGACATCGAGCGGCTGCTGCGGGCCGCCTGGTGGGACTGGCCCCTGGAGCACATCACCCGGCACGTGCGCACGATCATGGCCGGCTCCGCCGCCGAACTGGAGGCCGCCGCACCGCCGATGTGA